One Streptomyces coeruleorubidus DNA segment encodes these proteins:
- a CDS encoding carbohydrate ABC transporter permease: protein MSFTETLRGSAGKLRGNAVKPPPDGSRPQPGWRRYWPMYAAVSPFFLLFAVFGVFPVAFSIYLSFMSWDGIGDMKSIGWENYEYLVTDPDFWQSIANTLIIWVLATVPMVFLALVIAYALHTTVRFKAFYRVAYFVPNVTSIVAMTIVLGSVFSDSSGLLNSMLRVINAGEVGWLSDPWAMKVSVAAITIWRWLGYNTIICLAGLQAISSDVYEAARVDGASNRQTFFRITIPMLRPVILFVVITSTIGGLQLFTEPQVMFPDDSGNVGGPGGEATTIVLYLYQQAFIFNRFGYGAAIGWALFILIAAFSIINWRLVAGRSEDATGTGKGKKKGKGRSRAR, encoded by the coding sequence ATGAGCTTCACCGAGACCCTGCGCGGGAGCGCCGGCAAGCTGCGCGGGAACGCCGTCAAGCCGCCGCCGGACGGATCCAGGCCGCAGCCCGGCTGGCGCCGCTACTGGCCGATGTACGCCGCGGTGTCCCCGTTCTTCCTCCTTTTCGCCGTCTTCGGCGTCTTCCCGGTCGCCTTCTCCATCTACCTGTCGTTCATGTCCTGGGACGGCATCGGAGACATGAAGTCGATCGGCTGGGAGAACTACGAGTACCTGGTCACCGACCCCGACTTCTGGCAGTCGATCGCCAACACCCTGATCATCTGGGTCCTGGCCACCGTCCCGATGGTCTTCCTGGCGCTGGTCATCGCCTACGCGCTGCACACCACCGTGCGGTTCAAGGCGTTCTACCGGGTGGCCTACTTCGTCCCGAACGTCACCTCGATCGTGGCGATGACCATCGTGCTCGGCTCGGTCTTCAGCGACAGCTCCGGGCTGCTCAACAGCATGCTGCGGGTGATCAACGCCGGCGAGGTCGGCTGGCTGTCCGACCCGTGGGCGATGAAGGTCTCCGTCGCCGCGATCACCATCTGGCGGTGGCTCGGCTACAACACCATCATCTGCCTGGCCGGCCTGCAGGCCATCTCCAGCGACGTGTACGAGGCGGCCAGGGTCGACGGCGCCAGCAACCGCCAGACGTTCTTCCGGATCACCATCCCGATGCTCCGCCCGGTGATCCTCTTCGTCGTCATCACCTCCACCATCGGCGGGCTGCAGCTGTTCACCGAACCGCAGGTGATGTTCCCGGACGACAGCGGGAACGTCGGCGGGCCCGGCGGCGAGGCCACCACCATCGTGCTCTACCTCTACCAGCAGGCGTTCATCTTCAACCGGTTCGGCTACGGCGCGGCCATCGGCTGGGCGCTGTTCATCCTGATCGCGGCGTTCTCCATCATCAACTGGCGGCTGGTCGCCGGCCGCAGCGAGGACGCGACCGGCACCGGCAAGGGGAAGAAGAAGGGGAAGGGGAGGTCCCGTGCGCGCTGA
- a CDS encoding PaaX family transcriptional regulator codes for MANLSQHEEIFSGDGTRPVRTPRWQADASPAGLVVTLVADYTFPGRVWLPAAAIVALLGEFEVAAGAARTTISRLARRGVLEGSRRGRYSSYRLTREAAVDLWSGGASIATFTTRPDSWDGWWTLVAFSVPERESARRRALRTALRWRGFAPLYDAVWASPHPLTPKGRAELAGLALGAVSVFRARQVDLQTEADRSPIEAWDLPGIAGQYEMFIRRWSGLLPRIGAGGVTGAAAVRARTEVMNTYRHFPVLDPLLPIDLLPADWPRSRAREVCVAVYDGLAHPAQEHVRSVAARLADGPHLDISAHTIAGMSAGIGHSHG; via the coding sequence TTGGCGAACCTGTCCCAACACGAGGAGATCTTCTCTGGCGACGGCACTCGGCCGGTGCGCACGCCGCGCTGGCAGGCTGATGCTTCGCCAGCGGGTTTGGTGGTCACCTTGGTCGCCGATTACACGTTCCCGGGTCGGGTTTGGTTGCCGGCGGCGGCGATCGTGGCGTTGCTGGGGGAGTTCGAGGTGGCCGCCGGTGCCGCCCGTACGACGATCAGCAGGCTGGCGCGTCGGGGGGTGTTGGAGGGCAGTCGGCGGGGGCGGTACAGCTCGTACCGGCTGACGCGGGAGGCCGCTGTGGATCTGTGGAGCGGTGGTGCCTCGATCGCCACGTTCACCACGCGGCCCGACTCGTGGGACGGGTGGTGGACCCTGGTGGCGTTCTCTGTGCCGGAACGGGAGAGTGCGCGACGGCGTGCGCTGCGCACCGCGTTGCGGTGGCGGGGGTTCGCGCCGTTGTACGACGCGGTGTGGGCGTCGCCGCACCCGCTCACGCCCAAGGGGCGTGCCGAACTGGCCGGCTTGGCGCTGGGGGCGGTGAGTGTGTTCCGTGCGCGGCAGGTGGATCTGCAGACGGAGGCCGACCGCAGTCCGATCGAGGCGTGGGACCTGCCCGGCATCGCCGGTCAGTACGAGATGTTCATCCGGCGGTGGAGCGGCCTGCTGCCCCGTATCGGTGCTGGTGGTGTCACGGGCGCCGCGGCGGTGCGCGCCCGTACCGAGGTGATGAACACCTACCGTCATTTCCCGGTGCTGGACCCGTTGCTGCCCATCGATCTGCTGCCGGCCGACTGGCCTCGGTCCCGGGCGAGGGAAGTGTGCGTCGCGGTGTACGACGGTCTGGCCCACCCGGCTCAGGAGCATGTCCGTTCGGTGGCGGCCCGGTTGGCGGACGGTCCGCACCTCGACATCAGTGCCCATACGATCGCCGGCATGAGTGCTGGTATCGGTCACAGCCACGGCTGA
- a CDS encoding ABC transporter substrate-binding protein: protein MLTARRRVVATAAAVLSGALLMASCGDSDSGGSDGKTLKLWHYEGPDSAMGVAWNAAIKEFEKTHPGVKVEFEEKGFEQIQKTAPMVLNSDDAPDVMEYNKGNATAGLLSKQGLLTDLSAEATKRGWDKKLSSGVRTTSQYDTNGVMGSGKWYGIPNYAEYTMVFYNKDLFKKYGIQEPTTFDELTAAMDKFVDEGITPLANAGAEYMAGQYLYQLALSKADRAWVDSYQLYKGKTDFHDAAWTYGAETFADWVKKGYISKKSSGTKAEDAGVSFIQGKSPILFSGSWWYGRFAAENKFDWGTFLWPDSDMTLGSGGNLWVVPKGAKNKELAYDFIDITMSKKIQNLLGNKGGVPVAADPAAITDPQAKALIANFNTLSERDGLAFYPDWPVPGFYDVLVSETQKLITGSAKPEAYLDAVQEAYDKGAPKT from the coding sequence ATGTTGACGGCACGAAGGCGTGTGGTGGCGACCGCTGCGGCGGTTCTGAGCGGCGCTCTGCTCATGGCCTCCTGCGGCGACTCGGACAGTGGTGGATCAGACGGCAAGACGCTGAAACTGTGGCACTACGAAGGTCCGGACAGCGCGATGGGCGTGGCCTGGAACGCGGCCATCAAGGAGTTCGAGAAGACCCATCCGGGGGTCAAGGTGGAGTTCGAGGAGAAGGGCTTCGAACAGATCCAGAAGACCGCCCCGATGGTCCTCAACTCGGACGACGCACCCGACGTCATGGAGTACAACAAGGGCAACGCGACGGCGGGCCTCCTCTCCAAGCAGGGGCTCCTGACCGATCTGTCCGCCGAGGCCACCAAGCGCGGCTGGGACAAGAAGCTCAGCTCCGGGGTGCGGACGACCAGCCAGTACGACACCAACGGCGTGATGGGTTCCGGGAAGTGGTACGGAATCCCCAACTACGCCGAGTACACGATGGTGTTCTACAACAAGGATCTCTTCAAGAAGTACGGGATCCAGGAACCCACCACGTTCGACGAACTCACCGCCGCCATGGACAAGTTCGTCGACGAGGGCATCACCCCGCTCGCCAACGCGGGCGCCGAGTACATGGCCGGGCAGTACCTCTACCAGCTCGCGCTGTCGAAGGCCGACCGCGCGTGGGTCGACTCGTACCAGCTCTACAAGGGCAAGACCGACTTCCACGACGCCGCCTGGACCTACGGCGCCGAGACCTTCGCGGACTGGGTGAAGAAGGGCTACATCAGCAAGAAGTCCAGCGGCACGAAGGCGGAGGACGCCGGGGTCTCCTTCATCCAGGGCAAGAGCCCGATCCTGTTCTCCGGCAGCTGGTGGTACGGCCGGTTCGCCGCGGAGAACAAGTTCGACTGGGGCACCTTCCTCTGGCCGGACTCGGACATGACCCTCGGTTCCGGCGGCAACCTCTGGGTCGTCCCCAAGGGCGCCAAGAACAAGGAGCTGGCGTACGACTTCATCGACATCACCATGTCGAAGAAGATCCAGAACCTGCTCGGCAACAAGGGCGGCGTCCCGGTGGCGGCCGACCCCGCCGCCATCACCGATCCGCAGGCCAAGGCGCTCATCGCCAACTTCAACACGCTCTCCGAGAGGGACGGCCTGGCCTTCTACCCGGACTGGCCCGTTCCCGGCTTCTACGACGTCCTCGTCTCCGAGACGCAGAAGCTGATCACGGGGAGCGCGAAACCGGAGGCCTACCTGGACGCGGTGCAGGAGGCGTACGACAAGGGCGCGCCGAAGACGTGA
- a CDS encoding carbohydrate ABC transporter permease, with product MRAETAARVRTILGHVMLMFGALITIFPFYWMFVMASNTTGDIFAYPPKLIPGSHLWENMNKVFDGIDFWGSMGITVVAATAVTFLVLLFDSLAAFAFAKYDFPGRRVLFWIVLATFMIPMQLALVPQFVTLAWLGWVGSLKALIIPGAANAFGIFWMRQYAQGAIADELIQASRVDGAGFFRQWWTVGLPVLRPGLAFLGIFTFFHIWNDYLWPLIVMTDPGKVTLQVAVQQLNGVYTTDQSMVIAGAFMSVIPLIGVFLIGSRHFIANLAAGAMKF from the coding sequence GTGCGCGCTGAAACGGCCGCCCGAGTCCGGACGATCCTGGGCCACGTCATGCTGATGTTCGGCGCGCTGATCACGATCTTCCCGTTCTACTGGATGTTCGTGATGGCCTCGAACACCACCGGGGACATCTTCGCCTACCCTCCCAAGCTGATCCCCGGCTCCCACCTGTGGGAGAACATGAACAAGGTGTTCGACGGGATCGACTTCTGGGGGTCGATGGGCATCACCGTCGTGGCCGCCACAGCCGTGACGTTCCTGGTGCTGCTCTTCGACTCGCTGGCCGCCTTCGCCTTCGCCAAGTACGACTTCCCAGGGCGGAGGGTGCTCTTCTGGATCGTGCTGGCCACCTTCATGATCCCGATGCAGCTGGCGCTGGTGCCGCAGTTCGTCACCCTGGCCTGGCTCGGCTGGGTCGGCTCGCTCAAGGCGCTGATCATTCCCGGTGCGGCCAACGCGTTCGGGATCTTCTGGATGCGCCAGTACGCGCAGGGGGCGATCGCCGACGAGCTGATCCAGGCGTCGAGGGTCGACGGGGCCGGGTTCTTCCGCCAGTGGTGGACGGTGGGGCTGCCGGTGCTTCGCCCGGGGCTGGCGTTCCTGGGGATCTTCACCTTCTTCCACATCTGGAACGACTACCTGTGGCCGCTGATCGTGATGACCGACCCGGGCAAGGTGACGCTGCAGGTGGCCGTGCAGCAGCTGAACGGCGTCTACACCACCGACCAGTCGATGGTCATCGCCGGAGCGTTCATGTCGGTGATCCCGCTGATCGGGGTCTTCCTGATCGGCTCGCGCCACTTCATCGCCAACCTGGCCGCCGGCGCCATGAAGTTCTGA
- a CDS encoding ABC transporter substrate-binding protein, whose product MAVSRRRLLALGAGAAAGGFGLAGCGSQRSLGGSDEITFWTWDRSVSDELVARAETKGIPGAEGFRVSRTKIGGNYNTKVRTTLAGKSMVPDIIGINSDVATFFPNQDVFVDLNDFGAAELKSRYLDWKWNQCITPEGRMIAFPMDTGPTALFYRTDVLKEAGITTDPEELAARAPDWDGFIALGKELQKSQQRAVICPHLRQIWDIRIGQLGSRYLTEDGRYIGDRDEIREIFELGYRVSKEGLSAGALDGSNDVEGVVTSGRQAVAIGAAWWGLAFPEAAAPDTEGKWRVTDPPGGAGNQGGSFLAITKYSKDPEAAYAFITWLQSPENQVKAFTEMSLFPSSPRSFAMPAMREPRSFYGGQRTIEVFGESARQVKTVYRSPYDRVIDPVMFDEMANIDAGKSVEAAWKDAQDAIERELTREGVL is encoded by the coding sequence ATGGCAGTGTCACGAAGGCGGCTTCTGGCGCTGGGCGCCGGAGCGGCCGCCGGAGGGTTCGGGCTGGCCGGCTGCGGGTCGCAGCGCTCGCTCGGCGGCTCTGATGAGATCACGTTCTGGACCTGGGACCGGTCGGTCAGCGACGAGCTGGTCGCCCGGGCCGAGACCAAGGGCATTCCCGGGGCCGAGGGCTTCCGGGTCAGCCGCACGAAAATCGGCGGCAACTACAACACCAAGGTGCGCACCACGCTCGCCGGCAAGTCCATGGTGCCGGACATCATCGGCATCAACTCCGACGTGGCCACCTTCTTCCCCAACCAGGACGTGTTCGTCGACCTGAACGACTTCGGCGCGGCCGAGCTGAAGAGCCGGTACCTGGACTGGAAGTGGAACCAGTGCATCACGCCCGAGGGCCGGATGATCGCGTTCCCCATGGACACCGGCCCCACCGCGCTGTTCTACCGCACCGACGTGCTCAAGGAGGCCGGGATCACTACCGACCCGGAGGAGCTGGCGGCCCGGGCCCCGGACTGGGACGGCTTCATCGCCCTGGGCAAGGAGCTGCAGAAGTCGCAGCAGCGGGCGGTGATCTGCCCCCACCTCAGGCAGATCTGGGACATCCGGATCGGTCAGCTGGGCAGCAGGTACCTGACCGAGGACGGCCGGTACATCGGGGACCGCGACGAGATCCGCGAGATCTTCGAACTGGGCTACCGGGTGTCCAAGGAGGGCCTGTCGGCCGGTGCCCTGGACGGCTCCAACGACGTGGAGGGCGTGGTCACCAGCGGCCGCCAGGCGGTCGCCATCGGCGCAGCGTGGTGGGGCCTCGCCTTTCCGGAGGCGGCCGCGCCGGACACCGAGGGCAAGTGGCGGGTCACCGACCCGCCCGGCGGCGCCGGCAATCAGGGCGGCTCATTCCTGGCGATCACGAAGTACTCCAAGGATCCAGAGGCGGCCTACGCGTTCATCACCTGGTTGCAGTCCCCGGAGAACCAGGTCAAGGCGTTCACGGAGATGTCGCTCTTCCCGTCCTCTCCGCGCTCCTTCGCCATGCCGGCGATGCGCGAGCCGCGGTCCTTCTACGGCGGGCAGCGCACCATCGAGGTGTTCGGCGAGTCGGCCCGGCAGGTCAAGACCGTCTACCGGAGCCCGTACGACCGGGTGATCGACCCCGTCATGTTCGACGAGATGGCCAACATAGACGCCGGCAAGAGCGTCGAGGCGGCCTGGAAGGACGCCCAGGACGCCATCGAGCGCGAGCTGACCCGCGAAGGGGTGCTCTGA
- a CDS encoding carbohydrate ABC transporter permease — protein MTVTVERGARGGRVTEKHQHAKGPRRPRDSYTLFLLPGILAFFAIIIVPFLMNTGVSFTEWQGVGTPKWAGLANYRELMGDSEFWASFRHSLFMVVAMAAVPTVMGLVLAAALFDFVGKHFGTKTVAVLRACFYLPQVLPIAVAGIVWSWILAPENGSLNELLKAIGLGSLQQDWLGDPDIALYSVMGVMVWVQIGFPLVVFMAGLQRVDPQLYEAAELDGAGWWRRFWHVTLPQIRPEIYVVLLWCTIAALKVFGAVYVLTKGGPGGATNVPSYFSFTTFFEKTQVGYGAAISTVLTVVILVLALIGLKLQTRAEDAEEGLRT, from the coding sequence GTGACAGTCACCGTCGAACGGGGAGCACGGGGCGGCCGGGTCACCGAGAAGCATCAGCACGCGAAGGGCCCGCGCCGCCCCCGGGACTCGTACACCCTGTTCCTGCTCCCGGGGATCCTCGCCTTCTTCGCGATCATCATCGTGCCGTTCCTGATGAACACGGGCGTGAGTTTCACCGAGTGGCAGGGCGTCGGCACTCCGAAGTGGGCCGGGCTCGCCAACTACCGGGAGCTGATGGGCGATTCGGAGTTCTGGGCGTCCTTCCGGCACAGCCTCTTCATGGTCGTGGCGATGGCGGCGGTACCGACGGTGATGGGGCTGGTTCTCGCGGCCGCCCTGTTCGACTTCGTCGGCAAGCACTTCGGGACGAAGACGGTCGCCGTGCTCCGCGCCTGCTTCTATCTCCCGCAGGTCCTGCCGATCGCGGTCGCGGGCATCGTATGGAGCTGGATCCTCGCGCCGGAGAACGGCTCCCTGAACGAACTCCTGAAGGCCATCGGGCTCGGCAGCCTCCAGCAGGACTGGCTCGGCGACCCCGACATCGCGCTCTACAGCGTGATGGGCGTGATGGTGTGGGTGCAGATCGGCTTCCCGCTGGTCGTCTTCATGGCGGGGCTGCAACGCGTCGACCCGCAACTGTACGAGGCCGCCGAGCTGGACGGCGCCGGCTGGTGGCGACGGTTCTGGCACGTCACCCTCCCCCAGATCCGGCCCGAGATCTACGTTGTCCTCCTCTGGTGCACCATCGCCGCGCTCAAGGTGTTCGGCGCGGTGTACGTCCTCACGAAGGGTGGGCCCGGCGGTGCGACCAACGTCCCCTCCTACTTCTCCTTCACCACCTTCTTCGAGAAGACCCAGGTCGGCTACGGCGCTGCGATCTCGACCGTGCTGACCGTGGTCATCCTCGTGCTGGCGCTCATCGGCCTCAAGCTCCAGACCCGCGCCGAGGACGCCGAGGAAGGGCTCCGCACATGA
- a CDS encoding right-handed parallel beta-helix repeat-containing protein, protein MRTAKFVTPALLLSVVTASSVTMAPGSASASDAAAGNTYYVAPNGNDGAAGTQAAPWASIARAQAVAKAGDTVYFRGGTYAYTRANSTCSSQTARVDAITLNKSGSSGNPIRYWAQPGEKPVFDFSRMTDNCRIKGFNVTGSWIHLRGLEVKGVPQNNNRNAESWGIWVSGSNNVFEQINTHHHMGTGLFISGGGGNLVLNSDSHDNYDPRSSDGPGENADGFGSHYTPAGRAANVFRGCRAWWNADDGFDLISTYSPVIIENSWAWRNGYVPGTTTPSGNGAGFKSGGYGGDYEANAPKHTVRFSVAFLNKAAGFYSNHHPVANDFFNNTGYGNHPNFNMRGVTSSGAAVGRGNLRNNIAYTGTPTSYMTGTNAAYNSWNLGVPLSDSQFQSVSTSGWDAPRQTDGSLPVLPHLRLAANSALIDKGTDVGLPFSGSAPDLGAFENDER, encoded by the coding sequence GTGAGAACCGCGAAGTTCGTCACCCCTGCCCTCCTGCTCTCGGTGGTCACGGCGAGTTCCGTCACGATGGCCCCCGGCTCGGCGTCAGCGAGCGATGCGGCGGCCGGAAACACCTATTACGTCGCCCCGAACGGGAATGACGGCGCAGCGGGTACGCAGGCCGCTCCGTGGGCATCGATCGCCCGTGCGCAGGCCGTCGCCAAGGCGGGTGACACGGTCTATTTCCGGGGCGGCACCTACGCCTACACCCGCGCGAACAGCACCTGCTCGAGCCAGACCGCCAGAGTCGACGCGATCACCCTGAACAAGAGCGGCAGCTCGGGCAACCCGATCCGGTACTGGGCCCAACCGGGCGAGAAACCGGTCTTCGACTTCTCGCGGATGACGGACAACTGCCGTATCAAGGGCTTCAACGTCACTGGCAGTTGGATCCACCTCAGGGGACTGGAAGTCAAGGGCGTTCCACAGAACAACAACCGGAACGCCGAGTCGTGGGGGATCTGGGTTTCGGGCAGCAACAACGTCTTCGAGCAGATCAACACCCACCACCACATGGGAACCGGCCTGTTCATCAGCGGCGGGGGCGGCAACCTCGTCCTCAACTCGGACTCGCATGACAACTACGACCCGCGCAGCAGTGACGGGCCTGGGGAAAACGCCGACGGGTTCGGTTCGCACTACACGCCGGCCGGCCGCGCCGCGAACGTGTTCCGGGGCTGTCGCGCGTGGTGGAACGCCGATGACGGGTTCGACCTCATCTCCACCTACTCGCCCGTGATCATCGAGAACTCGTGGGCCTGGCGCAACGGGTACGTGCCGGGGACGACGACGCCCTCCGGCAACGGAGCCGGCTTCAAGTCGGGCGGATACGGGGGTGACTACGAGGCCAACGCGCCGAAGCACACCGTCCGCTTCTCAGTGGCGTTCCTCAACAAGGCGGCCGGTTTCTACTCCAACCACCACCCGGTCGCCAACGACTTCTTCAACAACACCGGCTACGGAAACCACCCCAACTTCAACATGCGTGGCGTCACCTCAAGCGGCGCCGCCGTCGGCCGGGGCAACCTGCGCAACAACATCGCCTACACGGGAACGCCGACGTCGTACATGACCGGCACGAACGCCGCGTACAACTCCTGGAACCTCGGCGTCCCCCTGTCGGACTCCCAGTTCCAGAGTGTGTCGACGTCCGGCTGGGACGCGCCCCGTCAGACCGACGGGAGCCTGCCCGTGCTGCCCCACCTCCGTCTCGCGGCGAACAGTGCCCTGATCGACAAGGGCACCGACGTGGGACTGCCCTTCAGCGGAAGTGCGCCGGACCTCGGCGCCTTTGAGAACGATGAAAGGTGA
- a CDS encoding cellulase family glycosylhydrolase, which produces MTTTAPRQVDLLGFDTLKTGREEVPMVSPAGKIRATFLAVVLAVAASVTGLTNQASADTTTQLNASQIVADMGAGWNLGNQLEANSNGYPSETAWGQPTITPALIDKVKSAGFKTIRIPVSYLRHIGPGPDYTINAAWLNRIQEVVNYAYNRGLYVLINMHGDGYKTIDGSWLICDSSNQTAIRTKYQKVWQQIATRFQNYDQRLILESMNENFDGQFGRPTQPCYSNINSYNQIFVDTVRRTGGNNGSRWLLVPGWNTNIEYTAGNYGFVLPTDQYRSPSIPSNEQRIMISVHYYDPWDFTGEESGTITQWGRAATNSSKTSTWGQEDYLDAQLKKMYDKFVVRGYPVVVGEYGAIDKSSFDSSNPRYRADYMRAVASTAKKYGAAPVYWDNGETGRYGFGLFNRHSHAVTQQGIIDAIMSGIGGGGGSPGLPSATYKIKNVATGKYLDSDANGAVTLAAASSYDDQDWVVTQHSTGAWTIRNARTGRFYADSEPNNAVIWNSGEVTPDSLWRLESTAGGFRLNNEQSDRHYMYGTSAGEVKWNTGSADNSTTWSFERK; this is translated from the coding sequence ATGACCACCACCGCGCCCAGGCAGGTAGATCTACTTGGTTTTGACACCCTCAAGACCGGAAGAGAGGAAGTACCCATGGTTTCACCAGCAGGGAAGATCAGAGCCACGTTCCTTGCCGTTGTATTGGCGGTCGCCGCATCTGTCACCGGCCTGACGAACCAGGCATCGGCCGACACCACGACACAGCTGAACGCCTCGCAGATCGTCGCCGACATGGGCGCCGGCTGGAACCTGGGGAACCAGCTGGAGGCCAACTCCAACGGATATCCCAGCGAAACGGCATGGGGCCAGCCGACCATCACGCCGGCCCTCATCGACAAGGTGAAATCCGCAGGATTCAAAACAATACGAATCCCGGTCTCCTATCTGCGACACATAGGCCCCGGCCCGGACTATACGATCAACGCCGCCTGGCTGAACAGGATCCAGGAAGTCGTCAACTACGCCTACAACCGTGGCCTGTACGTGCTGATCAACATGCACGGCGACGGCTACAAGACCATCGACGGCTCCTGGCTGATCTGTGACTCGTCCAACCAGACGGCGATCAGGACCAAGTACCAGAAGGTCTGGCAGCAGATCGCGACCAGGTTCCAGAACTACGACCAGCGCCTGATCCTGGAGTCCATGAACGAAAACTTCGACGGTCAATTCGGCCGCCCCACCCAGCCGTGCTACTCGAACATCAACAGCTACAACCAGATCTTCGTGGACACCGTCCGGAGGACCGGCGGGAACAACGGTTCAAGGTGGCTGCTCGTTCCCGGCTGGAACACGAACATCGAGTACACCGCGGGGAACTACGGCTTCGTGCTGCCGACCGACCAGTATCGCTCCCCCTCCATCCCCAGTAATGAACAGCGCATCATGATCTCCGTTCACTACTACGACCCGTGGGACTTCACCGGAGAGGAAAGCGGCACCATCACGCAATGGGGACGAGCCGCGACCAATTCGTCAAAGACGTCGACCTGGGGGCAGGAGGACTATCTGGACGCGCAGCTGAAGAAGATGTACGACAAGTTCGTCGTGCGGGGGTACCCGGTAGTCGTCGGTGAGTACGGCGCGATCGACAAGTCATCATTCGATTCATCGAACCCCAGGTATCGTGCGGACTACATGCGCGCCGTCGCGTCCACCGCCAAGAAGTACGGAGCGGCCCCGGTCTACTGGGACAACGGAGAAACCGGTCGGTACGGGTTCGGGCTATTCAACCGGCATTCCCATGCGGTGACCCAGCAGGGCATCATCGATGCCATCATGAGCGGCATTGGTGGCGGTGGTGGCAGCCCGGGCCTACCGTCTGCCACCTACAAGATCAAAAACGTGGCGACGGGTAAGTACCTGGACTCGGACGCGAACGGCGCGGTCACCCTCGCCGCCGCCAGCTCGTACGACGACCAGGACTGGGTCGTCACGCAGCACTCCACCGGCGCGTGGACGATCAGGAACGCCAGAACCGGGCGGTTCTACGCCGACTCCGAACCGAACAACGCCGTCATCTGGAACTCCGGCGAAGTCACCCCAGATTCGCTATGGAGGCTCGAATCAACGGCCGGAGGCTTCCGGCTCAACAACGAACAATCCGACAGGCACTACATGTACGGAACCTCGGCCGGCGAAGTGAAATGGAACACCGGATCGGCCGATAACAGCACAACCTGGTCCTTCGAACGCAAGTAG